Proteins encoded together in one uncultured Desulfosarcina sp. window:
- a CDS encoding metallophosphoesterase, whose amino-acid sequence MKILAISDIVVPELSDRIDVRRFRDADLILSCGDLPPEYLSAIREKLDVPLFYVRGNHDIRYRSAPPVGCLNIHQRRVVFNGLWFMGLEGSRWYNGGPIQYRDYQMRRMIWCMLPGLWFGGGVDIVVTHAPPRHINDAEDRCHRGFKSFIKLIARFKPRYFIHGHIHAHFTDPSQRVTQVGDTQVINAFAWHLLEVDHG is encoded by the coding sequence ATGAAAATTCTTGCCATATCCGATATTGTCGTCCCGGAATTGTCCGATCGCATCGATGTCCGGCGGTTTCGCGATGCGGACCTGATCCTCAGTTGCGGTGACCTGCCGCCGGAATATCTTTCCGCCATCCGGGAAAAACTGGACGTGCCGCTGTTTTACGTGCGCGGCAACCACGATATCCGCTACCGGTCCGCTCCTCCCGTCGGGTGCCTGAACATCCATCAGCGCCGTGTTGTTTTCAACGGCCTCTGGTTTATGGGCCTGGAGGGATCGCGCTGGTACAACGGCGGTCCGATTCAGTACCGGGATTACCAGATGCGGAGAATGATCTGGTGCATGCTGCCGGGACTCTGGTTCGGCGGCGGCGTGGATATTGTGGTCACCCATGCCCCGCCCCGTCACATCAACGACGCCGAAGACCGCTGCCATCGGGGCTTTAAAAGCTTCATCAAGCTCATCGCCCGGTTCAAGCCGCGCTATTTCATTCACGGCCACATTCACGCCCATTTTACCGATCCGTCTCAGCGGGTGACGCAGGTGGGCGACACGCAGGTGATCAACGCCTTTGCCTGGCATCTTCTGGAGGTGGACCATGGGTAG
- a CDS encoding TetR/AcrR family transcriptional regulator, with the protein MSVTPPEESETRQRLVAAAVDLFHENGYQKTRVSDIVARTGVSQGTFYLYFRSKEAIFLHICEVFTQRLTRLFVTGTQGLFEGDNAVAIEGNLRRLVRKVFNLYREDLAVAELLFREGIGNGGIFKKIYEGLLTTFVTLIRRQLEIGCDKKLVSIEDPEAAAVFLFGMVERGLLYYLQVRESVDLDHLEDQVVAFILHGIGFNNRWQTP; encoded by the coding sequence ATGTCAGTTACACCTCCGGAAGAGAGCGAGACCCGTCAACGGCTGGTGGCAGCGGCCGTCGATCTGTTTCACGAAAACGGCTATCAGAAAACCCGCGTCTCCGATATCGTGGCACGAACCGGTGTCTCCCAGGGAACCTTTTACCTCTATTTCAGGTCCAAGGAAGCTATTTTCCTGCATATCTGTGAGGTATTCACCCAGCGGCTGACCCGTTTGTTCGTCACCGGCACCCAAGGGCTGTTCGAGGGAGACAATGCCGTTGCCATTGAAGGCAACCTGAGGCGGCTGGTCCGCAAAGTCTTCAACCTCTACCGTGAGGATCTGGCGGTGGCCGAACTGCTTTTCCGCGAAGGCATCGGCAACGGCGGCATCTTCAAAAAGATATACGAAGGCCTGCTCACCACTTTCGTCACCCTGATCCGCCGGCAGCTGGAAATCGGCTGCGACAAAAAACTGGTGAGCATTGAAGATCCGGAAGCGGCGGCCGTCTTTCTTTTCGGGATGGTGGAACGCGGACTGCTGTATTACCTGCAAGTACGCGAATCCGTGGATCTGGATCATCTGGAGGACCAGGTGGTCGCTTTCATTCTTCACGGCATTGGATTCAATAACCGTTGGCAAACCCCCTGA